Proteins found in one Herbiconiux sp. A18JL235 genomic segment:
- a CDS encoding excinuclease ABC subunit A: protein MTAHDAREPRPARSPFDLVRVRGAREHNLQNVDVDLPRDALVVFTGVSGSGKSSLAFGTIYAEAQRRYFESVAPYARRLIDQVGVADVDSIDGLPPAVALPQQRTGGSARSTVGSATTISSVVRMLFSRVGTYPPGAPMLFAEDFSPNTVQGACPTCHGIGRVFDVPLELMVPDDSLSIREGALAAWPTAWHGKQLRDSLISLGYDVDVPWRELSEEQRSWALFTDESPQVPIFTDRSPAEVRKAVAAGRTPRYMSTFLGVRRYVLDTFANSKSARMRERASSFMRSVPCPSCGGRRLKPEALAVTFEGRSVTDVAAMPLDELAELMAVALRPEWEPLGAPPLPAEKRLAAQRLVDELLARLAPITDLGLGYLSLDRTTITLSTGELQRMRLATQVLSQLFGVVFVLDEPSAGLHPADTTALLGILRRLRDSGNSVFFVEHSLDVIREADWIVDIGPGPGATGGRVVYSGELEGLRGAEESVTRRYLFGDELASATQRRASGPRTADGVLELSGVTRNNLAGLSVSFPLGCLTAVTGVSGSGKSTLVNQAVPDLLRASLASEVDEREGGASGSGGTGGSGGPGAEKTPDAPADDLLLTPAPAATVGRASGPADRLRRVVQVSQKPIGRTPRSNVATYTGLFDRIRALFAATPEARRRRYAASRFSFNLPSGRCPTCKGEGTMEVELLFLPTVHAPCSTCHGARYNSETLEIRYEGLSIAEVLALSVTRARDLFASDPEAVRHLDALLDVGLGYVALGQPATELSGGEAQRVKLASELRRVQRGDTLYLLDEPTSGLHPADTDRLLEHLQQLVDGGNTVIMVEHDMRVVAQADWVIDLGPGAGDAGGRVMAAGTPREVAAAEPSVTAPFLAAALGAAGRL from the coding sequence ATGACTGCACACGACGCCCGCGAGCCCCGCCCTGCCCGAAGCCCATTCGATCTGGTGCGGGTGCGGGGTGCCCGTGAGCACAATCTGCAGAACGTCGACGTCGATCTGCCGCGCGACGCCCTCGTGGTCTTCACGGGCGTCTCGGGGTCGGGCAAGAGCTCGCTGGCCTTCGGCACGATCTACGCCGAGGCGCAGCGCCGCTACTTCGAGTCGGTGGCCCCCTACGCCCGCCGGCTGATCGACCAGGTCGGTGTCGCCGACGTCGACTCCATCGACGGGCTCCCGCCGGCCGTCGCCCTCCCGCAGCAGCGCACCGGAGGGAGCGCCCGCTCGACCGTCGGCAGCGCCACGACCATCTCGAGCGTGGTGCGCATGCTCTTCTCCCGGGTGGGAACCTACCCGCCCGGCGCGCCGATGCTCTTCGCCGAAGACTTCTCGCCCAACACCGTGCAGGGCGCCTGCCCCACCTGCCACGGCATCGGCCGGGTGTTCGACGTGCCGCTCGAGCTCATGGTGCCCGACGACTCGCTGAGCATCCGCGAGGGGGCCCTAGCCGCGTGGCCCACCGCCTGGCACGGCAAGCAGCTGCGCGACAGCCTCATCTCGCTCGGCTACGACGTCGACGTTCCGTGGCGCGAGCTCTCCGAGGAGCAGCGCAGCTGGGCGCTGTTCACCGACGAGTCGCCGCAGGTGCCCATCTTCACCGACCGGTCGCCGGCCGAGGTGCGCAAGGCCGTCGCCGCCGGCCGCACGCCGCGGTACATGAGCACCTTCCTCGGGGTGCGGCGCTACGTGCTCGACACCTTCGCCAACTCCAAGAGCGCCAGGATGCGCGAGCGCGCGTCGAGCTTCATGCGAAGTGTGCCGTGCCCGAGCTGTGGCGGCCGTCGGCTCAAGCCCGAAGCCCTCGCGGTGACCTTCGAGGGTCGCAGCGTCACCGACGTCGCCGCGATGCCGCTCGACGAACTGGCCGAGCTGATGGCCGTCGCGCTCCGCCCCGAGTGGGAGCCCCTGGGTGCGCCGCCGCTTCCCGCCGAGAAGCGCCTCGCCGCGCAGCGGCTCGTCGACGAGCTGCTGGCCCGCCTGGCCCCCATCACCGACCTCGGCCTCGGCTACCTGTCGCTCGACCGCACCACGATCACCCTCTCCACGGGTGAGCTGCAGCGCATGCGGTTGGCAACGCAGGTGCTCTCGCAGTTGTTCGGCGTGGTGTTCGTGCTCGACGAGCCCTCGGCGGGACTCCACCCGGCCGACACGACGGCGCTGCTCGGCATCCTGCGCCGGCTGCGCGACAGCGGCAACTCGGTGTTCTTCGTCGAGCACTCGCTCGACGTCATCCGCGAGGCCGATTGGATCGTCGACATCGGCCCTGGCCCCGGCGCGACGGGCGGGCGGGTGGTCTACTCGGGTGAGCTCGAGGGGCTGCGCGGTGCCGAGGAATCGGTGACACGCCGGTACCTGTTCGGAGACGAGCTCGCCTCTGCGACGCAGCGCCGTGCATCCGGCCCCCGTACCGCGGATGGTGTTCTGGAGCTCAGCGGCGTGACCCGCAACAACCTGGCGGGGCTGTCGGTGTCGTTCCCGCTGGGGTGCCTGACGGCGGTCACGGGAGTCTCGGGGTCGGGCAAGTCGACGCTGGTGAACCAGGCCGTGCCCGACCTGCTGCGCGCCAGCCTAGCGAGCGAGGTCGACGAGCGTGAGGGTGGGGCAAGCGGGTCGGGCGGGACGGGTGGTTCGGGCGGCCCGGGCGCTGAGAAGACGCCGGATGCGCCTGCCGACGACCTGCTGCTCACCCCGGCTCCCGCGGCTACCGTGGGGCGCGCATCCGGGCCGGCCGATCGGCTGCGGCGGGTGGTGCAGGTCAGCCAGAAGCCGATCGGGCGCACGCCGCGATCGAACGTGGCGACGTACACCGGGCTGTTCGACCGCATCCGGGCCCTGTTCGCGGCGACCCCCGAGGCGCGCAGGCGGCGCTACGCCGCCAGTCGCTTCTCGTTCAACCTGCCGAGCGGCCGGTGCCCCACGTGCAAGGGCGAGGGCACCATGGAGGTCGAGCTGCTCTTCCTGCCGACGGTGCACGCGCCCTGCAGCACCTGCCACGGGGCGCGGTACAACAGCGAGACGTTGGAGATCAGGTACGAGGGCTTGAGCATCGCCGAGGTGCTCGCGCTCAGCGTGACTCGCGCGCGCGATCTGTTCGCCAGCGACCCCGAGGCGGTGCGGCACCTGGATGCGCTGCTCGATGTCGGCCTGGGCTACGTGGCCCTCGGGCAGCCGGCCACCGAGCTGTCGGGCGGTGAGGCCCAGCGGGTGAAGCTCGCGTCGGAGCTGCGTCGCGTGCAGCGCGGAGACACCCTGTACCTGCTCGACGAACCCACCTCGGGGCTGCACCCGGCCGACACCGACCGCCTGCTGGAGCACCTGCAACAGCTGGTCGACGGCGGCAACACGGTGATCATGGTGGAGCACGACATGCGGGTGGTGGCCCAGGCCGACTGGGTGATCGACCTCGGCCCGGGTGCGGGCGACGCGGGCGGGCGCGTGATGGCCGCGGGCACGCCGCGCGAGGTCGCTGCCGCGGAGCCGAGCGTCACGGCGCCGTTCCTGGCCGCCGCGCTCGGGGCCGCCGGTCGACTCTGA
- a CDS encoding aldehyde dehydrogenase (NADP(+)), producing MTVTGQMYIAGRRETGAASSAARRAYDPARETELEPAFTLADEAQLERAAVAAAAAARAFRSTSPTERAAFLEAIAARIEALGDELLERAAAESGLPTARLTGERARTVGQLRMFAEVARAGSDADAVIDPARPDRTPLPRADLRRRTIAVGPVAVFGASNFPLAFSVAGGDTASALAAGCPVIVKGHGAHPGTSELVAGAITEAARETGMPEGVFSLLLGDGPTIGQALVRHPAIASVAFTGSRGGGLALAAAAASRPVPIPVFAEMSSTNPVVLLPGALDERATEIGRGYVASLTLGSGQFCTNPGIVLGVRGPGLDAFVAAAAQAVAQTSDQTMLTPGIRDAFVAAGSAWAEGSGARRVAEGVAASVGTAGRAALYTVGAEDFLADATLREEAFGPAGLVVQCDDHAQLTSVLESLDGQLTGTLQGSFPDDAHAARALLPVLEEKVGRIIWNDWPTGVEVGAAMVHGGPFPATTDSRFTSVGSSALRRFLRPVAYQSMPDELLPDALAERNAWGISRRVDGI from the coding sequence ATGACCGTGACCGGACAGATGTACATCGCAGGGCGCCGAGAGACCGGAGCTGCTTCGTCGGCCGCCCGCCGCGCATACGACCCCGCACGCGAGACCGAACTCGAGCCCGCCTTCACCCTGGCCGACGAGGCCCAACTCGAGCGCGCCGCCGTCGCTGCCGCGGCCGCCGCGCGGGCCTTCCGGTCGACGTCGCCCACCGAGCGCGCCGCGTTCCTCGAGGCGATCGCCGCGCGGATCGAAGCTCTGGGCGACGAACTGCTCGAGCGGGCGGCGGCCGAGAGCGGTCTCCCCACCGCGCGACTCACGGGCGAGCGGGCCCGCACCGTCGGCCAGCTGCGGATGTTCGCTGAGGTCGCGCGAGCCGGAAGCGACGCCGACGCCGTGATCGACCCCGCCCGGCCCGACCGCACTCCCCTGCCGAGGGCCGATCTGCGGCGGCGCACGATCGCCGTCGGACCCGTGGCCGTGTTCGGCGCGAGCAACTTCCCGCTCGCCTTCTCGGTGGCGGGCGGCGACACCGCCTCGGCGCTCGCTGCGGGCTGCCCGGTGATCGTGAAAGGGCACGGGGCACACCCGGGCACCAGCGAGCTCGTCGCCGGCGCCATCACCGAGGCGGCACGGGAGACCGGCATGCCCGAGGGGGTCTTCTCGCTGCTGCTCGGCGACGGACCGACGATCGGGCAGGCCTTGGTGAGGCATCCGGCGATCGCTTCGGTGGCGTTCACGGGATCGCGAGGCGGCGGCCTGGCCCTCGCCGCCGCCGCTGCATCGCGCCCGGTGCCGATCCCGGTCTTCGCCGAGATGAGCAGCACCAATCCGGTGGTGCTGCTGCCCGGCGCGCTCGACGAGCGGGCTACCGAGATCGGCCGCGGCTACGTCGCATCGCTCACGCTCGGCAGCGGTCAGTTCTGCACCAACCCCGGGATCGTTCTCGGGGTTCGGGGGCCGGGCCTCGATGCGTTCGTGGCTGCGGCTGCGCAGGCGGTGGCGCAGACGAGCGATCAGACCATGCTCACGCCCGGCATCCGCGACGCGTTCGTCGCTGCGGGATCAGCCTGGGCCGAGGGCAGCGGAGCCCGCCGCGTGGCCGAGGGCGTCGCCGCATCCGTCGGAACAGCCGGCCGAGCTGCGCTCTACACCGTCGGCGCCGAGGACTTCCTGGCGGACGCCACGCTGCGTGAGGAGGCCTTCGGCCCGGCCGGTCTCGTGGTGCAGTGCGACGACCACGCCCAGCTCACCTCGGTACTGGAATCCCTCGACGGGCAGCTCACCGGCACTCTGCAGGGCAGCTTCCCCGACGACGCGCACGCGGCGCGGGCGCTCCTGCCCGTTCTCGAGGAGAAGGTGGGACGGATCATCTGGAACGACTGGCCCACGGGGGTGGAGGTCGGTGCGGCGATGGTGCACGGCGGACCCTTCCCCGCCACCACCGACAGCCGCTTCACCTCGGTCGGCTCCTCGGCACTGCGTCGCTTCTTGCGCCCGGTCGCCTATCAGAGCATGCCCGACGAACTGCTCCCCGACGCTCTGGCCGAACGGAACGCTTGGGGTATCTCGCGTCGCGTCGACGGTATCTGA
- a CDS encoding MaoC family dehydratase: protein MSTATTSGTTDRFFEEYRVGEQHEFPERVITAMDIAEFAELSGDHHPAHTDDDFAGPLFGGRIAHGVLTFAVVVGMTVELNGHAVAYGYDRIRFPSTVLAGERITATSEVIELRDHKRPGIGLVTKRYVGTKSDGSVAVVCEHILAVQKRP, encoded by the coding sequence ATGAGCACGGCGACCACCTCCGGCACCACCGATCGGTTCTTCGAGGAGTACCGCGTGGGTGAGCAGCACGAGTTCCCCGAGCGCGTCATCACCGCAATGGACATCGCCGAGTTCGCCGAGCTCTCCGGAGATCACCATCCCGCCCACACCGATGACGACTTCGCCGGCCCGTTATTCGGCGGCCGGATCGCGCACGGCGTACTCACCTTCGCCGTCGTGGTGGGCATGACCGTCGAGCTGAACGGGCACGCGGTGGCCTACGGCTACGACCGCATCCGTTTTCCCAGCACGGTACTCGCGGGGGAACGGATCACGGCAACTTCCGAGGTGATCGAACTGCGCGACCACAAGCGGCCGGGCATCGGCCTCGTCACGAAGCGCTACGTGGGCACGAAGTCCGACGGGTCGGTGGCGGTCGTGTGCGAGCACATCCTCGCCGTGCAGAAGAGACCGTGA
- a CDS encoding MFS transporter has protein sequence MDQHSPTPSPSPGSAGVSEAGARRAAAASAIGSLVEWYDFALYGAAAALVFNQFFFHADDPAAGLLAAFATFAVGYFARPFGGIVFGHLGDKIGRKPVMMITLTLMGISTALIGLLPSYDAIGFLAPALLVLLRILQGLGAGAEYAGAIVLSSESAPPTKRGFYASWSGAGVWIGSALGLLTFQLMLVLTGDQFTVWGWRIPFLLSLVMLAVSLFIRNRVNETKHFEKVVGEGEVQRIPLFTLFKTEKRRLAVALGSNFMLSGFSYIPQVWALSYLTNNIGLAAALGLATNAIVLLSGAAFMPLFGRIGDRIGRRKLFLFGTGFGIIWAFPMFMLIDTRQPVIIILALAVCFVGAVATCYAAQAAFLTELFPPAIRYSGVAFAREVSGALLGGTAPLIATAFFAATGHWYLVAIFMTVNAIIAMVAVYFSKYFRSDADQGDDTHFDADTTGSIRVVESRGQRVAKAAAR, from the coding sequence ATGGATCAGCATTCACCCACCCCCTCGCCCTCACCGGGCTCCGCGGGCGTCTCGGAGGCCGGCGCCCGCCGCGCGGCCGCCGCCTCCGCCATCGGCAGCCTCGTCGAGTGGTACGACTTCGCGCTCTACGGCGCAGCCGCCGCCCTGGTGTTCAATCAGTTCTTCTTCCACGCCGACGACCCGGCGGCAGGCCTCCTCGCCGCGTTCGCGACCTTCGCGGTGGGCTACTTCGCCCGCCCCTTCGGAGGCATCGTCTTCGGCCACCTCGGCGACAAGATCGGCCGGAAGCCGGTGATGATGATCACGCTGACGCTGATGGGCATCAGTACGGCGCTGATCGGCCTGCTGCCGAGCTACGACGCGATCGGCTTCCTCGCCCCGGCACTGCTCGTACTCCTGCGCATCCTGCAGGGCCTCGGCGCCGGCGCGGAGTACGCGGGTGCGATCGTTCTCTCCTCGGAGTCGGCCCCGCCGACAAAGCGCGGCTTCTACGCCTCCTGGTCGGGCGCCGGCGTCTGGATCGGCTCGGCTCTCGGCCTCCTGACCTTCCAGCTCATGCTCGTGCTCACGGGCGACCAGTTCACCGTCTGGGGCTGGCGCATCCCGTTCCTGCTCAGTCTGGTGATGCTCGCGGTCAGCCTGTTCATCCGCAACCGGGTGAACGAGACCAAGCACTTCGAGAAGGTGGTGGGCGAGGGCGAGGTGCAGCGCATCCCCCTGTTCACCCTCTTCAAGACCGAGAAGCGCCGACTGGCGGTGGCACTCGGCTCGAACTTCATGCTCTCCGGCTTCTCCTACATCCCCCAGGTCTGGGCACTCAGCTACCTCACCAACAACATCGGGCTGGCCGCAGCGCTCGGCCTGGCGACCAACGCGATCGTGCTGCTCTCCGGCGCCGCCTTCATGCCGCTGTTCGGCCGGATCGGTGACCGCATCGGTCGGCGCAAGCTGTTCCTGTTCGGAACCGGCTTCGGCATCATCTGGGCGTTCCCCATGTTCATGCTGATCGACACCCGCCAGCCGGTGATCATCATCCTCGCCCTCGCCGTGTGCTTCGTCGGCGCGGTCGCCACCTGCTACGCCGCACAAGCCGCGTTCCTCACCGAACTCTTCCCGCCCGCCATCCGGTACTCCGGCGTCGCCTTCGCCCGCGAGGTCAGCGGCGCTCTGCTCGGGGGCACAGCCCCGCTGATCGCCACGGCGTTCTTCGCCGCGACCGGCCACTGGTATCTCGTGGCGATCTTCATGACCGTCAATGCGATCATCGCGATGGTGGCGGTGTACTTCTCGAAGTATTTCCGCTCCGACGCCGACCAGGGCGACGACACGCACTTCGACGCCGACACCACGGGATCGATTCGCGTGGTCGAGTCGCGCGGTCAGCGTGTAGCGAAGGCCGCGGCACGATGA
- a CDS encoding CaiB/BaiF CoA transferase family protein, which yields MKTLEGIRVLDVSIAMSGPFAAQKLADLGADVVKVEPVTGEWQRHVSAGGARGNEVNASFLSLNRNKRSIALDLKSEEGRRVVQRLAAESDVFLQNYRTGVAERLGVDYETLRAINPELIYVSMSGYGSTGPYATRPGQDVILQAMSGGLRSAGVPGEAPRPAPFFLVDAFAAYSAFEGALAALLHRFRTGEGQLVEVNMLDAIIAAQMQEISVHTVGGIAQSTAEEIHAHSYIRAPYGVFPTADGFIALSFAESEMLARVFDDERFLRFDMERDGFAHKDEISRLVREGLASGSTEHWLQVLTAAGAWVGPVYGYDDLLTDPQVVHNGSFVEYEHPTEGTVRTPGFNFRLGASRQEVTRPAPLVGQHSGEILAELGLERAEIDTLIASGVVRQHPSYTPSIV from the coding sequence ATGAAGACTCTTGAGGGCATCCGGGTGCTGGATGTGTCGATCGCGATGTCGGGGCCCTTCGCCGCCCAGAAGCTCGCCGACCTCGGCGCCGACGTGGTCAAGGTGGAGCCCGTGACGGGTGAGTGGCAGCGCCACGTCTCCGCGGGTGGCGCCAGGGGCAACGAGGTCAACGCCTCGTTCCTCTCGCTGAACCGCAACAAGCGTTCGATCGCACTCGACCTCAAATCGGAGGAGGGCCGCCGCGTGGTCCAGCGCCTCGCGGCCGAGTCCGACGTCTTCCTTCAGAACTACCGCACCGGCGTGGCCGAGCGCCTCGGCGTCGACTACGAGACCCTGCGGGCCATCAACCCCGAGCTGATCTATGTGTCGATGTCGGGTTATGGAAGTACCGGCCCCTACGCCACCCGCCCCGGGCAGGACGTCATCCTCCAGGCCATGAGCGGTGGGTTGCGAAGCGCCGGGGTCCCCGGCGAGGCCCCGCGTCCCGCCCCGTTCTTCCTGGTCGACGCGTTCGCCGCCTACTCCGCCTTCGAGGGCGCGCTGGCCGCCCTGCTGCACCGCTTCCGCACAGGAGAGGGGCAGCTGGTCGAGGTGAACATGCTCGACGCCATCATCGCGGCTCAGATGCAGGAGATCTCGGTGCACACGGTGGGCGGGATCGCGCAGTCGACGGCCGAGGAGATCCACGCGCACTCCTACATCCGGGCGCCGTACGGGGTGTTCCCCACCGCGGATGGTTTCATCGCGCTCTCGTTCGCCGAGTCGGAGATGCTCGCCCGCGTCTTCGACGACGAGCGTTTCCTGCGCTTCGACATGGAGCGCGACGGCTTCGCTCACAAAGACGAGATCTCACGTCTCGTGCGGGAGGGTCTGGCCAGCGGCAGCACCGAGCATTGGCTCCAGGTGCTCACCGCGGCCGGAGCGTGGGTTGGCCCCGTCTACGGGTACGACGACCTGCTCACCGACCCGCAGGTCGTGCACAACGGATCGTTCGTGGAGTATGAGCACCCGACGGAAGGCACCGTGCGCACGCCGGGCTTCAACTTCCGGCTCGGCGCATCGCGCCAGGAGGTCACCCGGCCCGCTCCCCTGGTGGGTCAGCACTCCGGCGAGATCCTGGCGGAGCTCGGCCTCGAGCGCGCCGAGATCGACACCCTGATCGCCTCGGGCGTGGTGCGCCAGCACCCGAGCTACACCCCCTCGATCGTCTGA
- a CDS encoding LacI family DNA-binding transcriptional regulator: MEPIDDPWIPPSARRRRSATQGLTLSDVAQAAGVSTQTVSRVIRDHPDVSEYTRKRVAETIRRIGYVPNLSAANLASNRSNLIATVVPSISTSVFAETMAAAGDVLGPAGFQMIVGVTDYSPETEEQLVQKLLGRRPDGVLLVGVMHTPAATRMLAASGVPIVETWGWTESPIGSLVGFPNDDAMADLVDAVLARGYRRPVFVGSSEAGDVRARERFAGFRRVWEREFPGEAIRVVDAAGLPLSLAAGEQLLVLARERFPDSDAVVFATDILASGAILGAARHGWNIPDDIAVTGFGDFELATAITPALSTVSIEAARVGREAASILVEQIADPAVPPRVIDVGYRITLRAST, from the coding sequence ATGGAGCCGATCGACGACCCCTGGATCCCGCCGTCAGCGCGTCGCCGCCGCTCGGCCACGCAGGGCCTGACCCTCTCCGACGTGGCGCAGGCGGCCGGGGTCTCCACGCAGACGGTCTCGCGCGTCATCCGCGACCACCCCGACGTCTCGGAGTACACCCGCAAGCGAGTGGCCGAGACCATCCGGAGGATCGGCTACGTGCCGAACCTCTCGGCGGCCAACCTGGCTTCGAATCGCAGCAACCTGATCGCCACCGTGGTGCCGTCGATCTCGACGTCGGTGTTCGCCGAGACCATGGCGGCGGCGGGGGACGTGCTCGGCCCGGCGGGGTTCCAGATGATCGTCGGCGTGACCGACTACTCACCGGAGACGGAGGAGCAGCTCGTGCAGAAGCTGCTGGGGCGTCGGCCCGACGGCGTACTGCTCGTCGGGGTGATGCACACTCCGGCGGCGACGCGGATGCTGGCCGCCTCCGGCGTGCCGATCGTGGAGACGTGGGGCTGGACCGAGTCGCCGATCGGCAGCTTGGTGGGTTTCCCGAACGACGACGCGATGGCCGACTTGGTCGACGCCGTTCTCGCACGCGGCTACCGCCGGCCCGTCTTCGTCGGCTCGAGCGAGGCGGGTGATGTGCGTGCGCGAGAGCGTTTCGCGGGCTTCCGGCGCGTGTGGGAGCGCGAATTCCCCGGCGAGGCGATCAGGGTGGTCGACGCGGCCGGTCTGCCGTTGTCGCTCGCGGCCGGTGAGCAGTTGCTGGTGCTGGCGCGCGAGCGTTTCCCCGACAGTGACGCGGTGGTCTTCGCCACCGACATCCTCGCCAGCGGAGCGATTCTGGGGGCGGCCAGACATGGCTGGAACATCCCCGACGACATCGCCGTCACGGGCTTCGGTGATTTCGAGCTGGCCACCGCCATCACACCCGCCCTCAGCACCGTCAGCATCGAGGCCGCGCGGGTGGGGCGGGAGGCAGCGAGCATCCTGGTCGAGCAGATCGCCGACCCCGCCGTGCCGCCTCGGGTGATCGACGTGGGCTACCGCATCACATTGCGCGCGAGCACCTAG
- a CDS encoding fumarylacetoacetate hydrolase family protein has product MTVPTALDAGSTLPDDADRALLIGRAWLPELHGPSVIAVRGDEAVDLTAVFPTTSELVEQATDASAIRSVVADAPTVASIAEMIANSAEPSRDPSRPWLLSPLDLQAVKAAGVTFAASLLERVIEEQAGGEAARAAEIRERVTGILGGSLRNLVPGSTRAEELKAALQSEGLWSQYLEVGIGPDAEIFTKAQPMSTVGTGADAGIYSRSTWNNPEPELAVVVASTGTVVGATLANDINLRDFEGRSALLLSKAKDNNASGAVGPFIRLFDEHFSLPDVETAEVALEVEGAEGYTLHAVSSQAESSRSVASLVAQLVGPHHQYPDGAVLLLGTMFAPTSDRFEVGGGFTHVAGDQVRISSPRLGTLSNRIVHSEDCAPWSFGAGALLRNLAARGLLHGAADGR; this is encoded by the coding sequence ATGACCGTCCCCACCGCCCTCGACGCCGGCTCGACTCTCCCCGACGACGCCGACCGCGCCCTGCTGATCGGCCGAGCCTGGCTACCGGAGCTGCACGGTCCCTCCGTGATCGCGGTGCGCGGTGACGAGGCGGTCGACCTCACCGCGGTGTTCCCCACCACGAGCGAGCTGGTCGAACAGGCGACGGATGCCTCGGCCATCCGCTCCGTCGTCGCCGACGCCCCAACCGTCGCCAGCATCGCGGAAATGATCGCCAACTCCGCCGAACCGTCCCGTGACCCGAGCCGGCCCTGGTTGCTCTCGCCGCTCGACCTGCAGGCCGTCAAGGCTGCCGGTGTGACCTTCGCCGCCTCACTGTTGGAGCGGGTGATCGAGGAGCAGGCCGGCGGCGAAGCGGCGCGGGCAGCGGAGATCAGGGAGCGCGTGACCGGCATCCTCGGCGGTTCGTTGCGCAACCTCGTGCCGGGCTCGACCCGCGCCGAGGAGCTCAAGGCGGCGCTGCAGAGCGAGGGCCTGTGGAGCCAGTACCTCGAGGTGGGCATCGGACCCGACGCCGAGATCTTCACCAAGGCCCAGCCCATGTCGACCGTGGGCACCGGAGCGGATGCCGGCATCTACTCCCGCTCGACATGGAACAACCCCGAGCCCGAACTGGCCGTGGTGGTCGCGTCGACCGGCACGGTCGTCGGCGCCACGCTCGCGAACGACATCAATCTCCGTGACTTCGAGGGCCGCTCCGCGCTGCTGCTGTCGAAGGCGAAGGACAACAACGCCTCGGGGGCCGTCGGTCCGTTCATCCGGCTCTTCGACGAGCACTTCTCGCTGCCCGACGTGGAGACGGCCGAGGTGGCTCTCGAGGTGGAGGGCGCCGAGGGCTACACCCTGCACGCTGTCTCGTCGCAGGCGGAGTCGAGCCGATCGGTCGCCTCGCTCGTCGCGCAGCTGGTCGGGCCGCACCACCAGTACCCCGACGGCGCCGTGCTGCTGCTCGGCACGATGTTCGCGCCGACCTCGGACCGGTTCGAGGTCGGAGGCGGGTTCACGCATGTCGCAGGCGACCAGGTGCGGATCTCCTCGCCCCGGCTGGGCACCCTGAGCAACCGGATCGTCCACTCGGAGGACTGCGCGCCGTGGAGCTTCGGCGCGGGGGCGCTGCTACGGAACCTGGCCGCCCGCGGACTGCTCCACGGTGCGGCAGACGGACGCTAG
- a CDS encoding ABC transporter substrate-binding protein: protein MFRGLTWDHPRGWAPLRAAAELEPGGPLIEWSIQPLEGFEAAPIDDLAEQYDVIVIDHPHLGEAVASGALLPLDELLGDRLTATLAPDDFVGPSWKSYTFQGHLYALPLDAATQTAVSNSELVEASGLPRTWQEVVEFARDTPTALGLGGPHALITLYSIALSFGAEPGPRGELDQDAVEQALALMTRIAGDRPELASLNSIRLLDLMASGAGPHYCPLVYQFVTYTDPRAPHRLRFSDAPAGPGGRRGSVIGGTGLAVSARCTPSAALLDHLLRLVSDEVQRGVIPARSGQPARLSAWTDPALDATTDRFYAGTLETITGSWLRPRHTGFPALQNRVSAVVRDACTAATPIGVAAADIVALLAADPSPAPAHHTRKDPS, encoded by the coding sequence ATGTTCAGGGGTCTGACCTGGGATCACCCGCGCGGATGGGCTCCCTTGCGCGCAGCGGCGGAACTCGAGCCCGGCGGCCCGCTCATCGAATGGTCGATCCAGCCTCTCGAGGGCTTCGAGGCCGCCCCGATCGACGATCTCGCCGAGCAGTACGACGTCATCGTCATCGATCACCCGCACCTCGGCGAGGCCGTCGCCTCGGGCGCGCTGCTGCCCCTCGACGAGCTGCTCGGCGATCGCCTCACCGCAACGCTCGCACCCGATGACTTCGTGGGTCCGTCATGGAAATCGTACACGTTCCAGGGTCACCTCTACGCCCTCCCGCTCGACGCCGCGACCCAGACGGCCGTCTCGAACTCCGAGCTCGTCGAGGCGTCCGGCCTGCCGCGCACCTGGCAGGAGGTGGTCGAGTTCGCTCGCGACACGCCGACCGCGCTGGGCCTCGGCGGCCCGCACGCTCTCATCACCCTCTACTCGATCGCCCTCTCGTTCGGCGCCGAACCGGGCCCGCGGGGCGAGCTGGACCAGGATGCGGTCGAGCAGGCGCTCGCCCTGATGACACGGATCGCGGGTGACCGTCCTGAGCTGGCGAGCCTCAACTCCATCCGCCTGCTCGACCTGATGGCATCAGGCGCCGGCCCTCACTACTGCCCGCTGGTCTATCAGTTCGTCACCTACACAGACCCCCGCGCTCCGCACCGGCTGCGCTTCAGCGACGCCCCCGCAGGGCCGGGCGGACGCCGCGGCTCGGTGATCGGAGGCACCGGACTCGCCGTCTCGGCTCGCTGCACCCCGAGCGCGGCACTGCTCGACCACCTGCTCCGGCTCGTCTCCGATGAAGTCCAGCGCGGGGTCATTCCGGCCCGGTCCGGGCAGCCGGCACGACTGTCGGCGTGGACTGATCCTGCCCTCGACGCGACCACCGACCGCTTTTACGCGGGCACCCTCGAAACCATCACCGGCTCGTGGTTGCGGCCTCGGCATACGGGTTTCCCTGCCCTCCAGAACCGGGTCTCGGCGGTGGTGCGCGACGCCTGCACTGCTGCGACCCCGATCGGCGTCGCAGCGGCCGACATCGTCGCCCTGCTCGCTGCCGACCCGTCGCCAGCCCCCGCACACCACACCCGGAAGGATCCGTCATGA